A genomic stretch from Schistosoma haematobium chromosome 4, whole genome shotgun sequence includes:
- the UBL3 gene encoding Ubiquitin-like protein 3 (EggNog:ENOG410N8KQ~COG:S) — MAVHLKLLMPDGSFFEHKYDQDTTVEQITSSLFSDWPDSLGKRPDSNHLKLIFQGRFLHVTLKLSELKLPSETITMHLIQHKTMSLARINGQQKRFKRCCPLNCLCLH; from the exons ATGGca GTGCACTTGAAGTTATTAATGCCTGATGGATCATTCTTTGAGCATAAATATGACCAAGATACTACAGTTGAGCAAATTACTTCTTCTTtgttcagtgattggcctgatA GTTTGGGAAAGAGGCCAGATTCAAATCACTTGAAACTTATTTTCCAAGGCCGATTTTTGCATGTCACTCTCAAACTGTCAG AATTGAAACTACCCTCTGAAACGATTACAATGCATTTAATTCAACATAAAACGATGTCATTGGCGAGGATAAATG GTCAACAAAAACGATTCAAAAGATGTTGCCCCCTGAATTGTTTATGTCTACATTGA